Proteins encoded within one genomic window of Citrobacter amalonaticus Y19:
- a CDS encoding molybdopterin-dependent oxidoreductase Mo/Fe-S-binding subunit, with protein MMIHFTLNGMVREMKINPGENVQTLLFNLGMHSVRNSDDGFGFAGSDAILYNGRIVNASLLIAAQLDHAEIRTSESLGKWNALSLVQQAMVDVGVVQSGYNDPAAALIITDLLERIAIPDREEIDDALSGLFSRDAGWQQYYQVIELAVARKNDPQARMTVAPTFRDDLAVIGKPWPKTDAAKMVQAKPCYVEDRITPDACVIKMLRSPHAHALITHLDVSKAEALPGVVHVITHRNCPDIYYTPGGQSAPEPSPLDRRMFGKKLRHVGDRVAAVVAESEEIALAALELIDVKYDVLKPVLSIDEAMADDAPVVHDEPVVYVAGAPETLEEDNRHAAQRGEHMIINFPIGSRPRKNIAASIHGHIGDMEKGFAEADVIIERTYHSTQAQQCPAEPHICFTRMDGDRLIIHASTQVPWHLRRQVARLVGMKQHKVHVIKERVGGGFGSKQDILLEEVCAWATCVTGRPVYFRYTREEEFIANTSRHVAKVTVKLGAKKDGRLTAVKMDFRANTGPYGNHSLTVPSNGPALSLPLYPCDNVDFQVTTYYSNICPTGAYQGYGAPKGTFAMTMALAELAEQLQIDQLEIIERNRVHEGQELKILGAIGEGKAPTSVPSAASCALEEILRQGRKMIDWSSPKPQDGDWRTGRGVAIIMQKSGIPDIDQANCMIKLESDGTFIVHSGGADIGTGLDTVVTKLTAEVLHCAPEEVHVISGDTDHALFDKGAYASSGTCFSGNAARKAAENLREKILFHGAQMLGEPVADVQLASPGVVRGKQGEVSYAEIAHKAETGTGFGTLVATASYITADFAFPYGANFAEVAVNTRTGEIRLDKFYALLDCGTPVNPELALGQIYGASMRAIGHSLSEEILYDAEGHPLTRDLRSYGAPKIGDIPRDFRAVLVPSDDKVGPFGAKSISEIGVNGAAPAIATAIHDACGVWLREWHFTPEKILTALEKM; from the coding sequence ATGATGATTCACTTCACATTGAACGGCATGGTCCGTGAAATGAAGATTAACCCGGGCGAAAACGTACAGACGCTGCTGTTTAACCTGGGCATGCACTCCGTGCGCAACAGTGACGACGGATTCGGTTTCGCCGGTTCGGACGCGATTCTCTACAACGGTCGCATCGTCAATGCCTCATTACTGATTGCCGCACAGTTGGATCACGCGGAGATCCGCACCAGCGAATCACTCGGTAAATGGAATGCGTTGAGCCTGGTACAACAGGCGATGGTGGATGTCGGTGTTGTGCAGTCCGGTTATAACGATCCGGCTGCCGCATTGATCATCACCGATCTGCTGGAACGTATCGCGATTCCTGACCGTGAAGAGATTGACGATGCGTTGTCCGGTCTGTTCAGTCGTGATGCCGGCTGGCAGCAATATTATCAGGTGATCGAACTGGCGGTGGCGCGCAAAAACGATCCGCAAGCCCGTATGACTGTCGCTCCCACGTTCCGCGACGATCTCGCGGTGATTGGTAAACCCTGGCCAAAAACCGATGCCGCCAAAATGGTCCAGGCCAAACCCTGCTATGTGGAAGACCGTATCACCCCTGACGCCTGCGTCATTAAAATGCTGCGCAGTCCGCACGCCCATGCGTTGATAACTCATCTTGACGTCAGCAAAGCCGAAGCGTTGCCCGGCGTGGTTCACGTGATCACCCACCGCAACTGTCCCGACATCTACTATACGCCCGGCGGACAAAGTGCGCCGGAACCCTCCCCGCTCGACCGTCGCATGTTCGGTAAGAAACTGCGTCACGTCGGCGATCGTGTTGCCGCCGTGGTTGCAGAGAGCGAAGAGATTGCGCTGGCCGCGCTCGAACTCATCGATGTGAAATATGATGTGCTTAAGCCGGTATTGTCGATTGACGAAGCCATGGCGGACGATGCGCCCGTCGTACACGATGAACCGGTGGTGTACGTCGCTGGCGCGCCGGAGACGCTGGAAGAAGACAACCGCCATGCCGCTCAACGTGGCGAACACATGATCATCAACTTCCCGATTGGTTCACGCCCGCGAAAAAATATCGCCGCCAGCATTCATGGTCATATCGGCGATATGGAGAAAGGGTTTGCCGAAGCGGATGTGATCATCGAGCGTACTTATCACTCCACACAGGCGCAGCAGTGCCCGGCAGAGCCTCATATCTGCTTTACCCGCATGGACGGCGATCGCCTGATCATTCACGCCTCAACGCAGGTACCGTGGCACTTGCGCCGCCAGGTTGCCCGCCTCGTTGGCATGAAGCAGCATAAGGTCCACGTCATTAAGGAGCGCGTCGGCGGCGGCTTTGGTTCTAAACAGGACATCCTGCTGGAAGAAGTCTGCGCATGGGCGACCTGCGTGACCGGACGCCCGGTCTATTTCCGCTATACCCGTGAAGAGGAGTTTATTGCCAATACCTCCCGTCACGTGGCAAAAGTCACGGTCAAACTTGGCGCGAAGAAAGATGGTCGCCTGACAGCGGTCAAAATGGACTTCCGCGCCAATACTGGCCCTTACGGTAATCATTCATTAACCGTGCCGAGCAACGGCCCGGCGCTCTCGCTACCGCTATACCCTTGCGACAATGTCGATTTCCAGGTCACAACGTACTACAGCAATATCTGCCCGACAGGGGCATATCAGGGCTATGGCGCGCCGAAAGGCACCTTTGCGATGACAATGGCGTTAGCCGAGCTTGCCGAACAGCTGCAAATTGACCAACTGGAGATCATCGAACGCAATCGGGTTCACGAAGGACAGGAACTGAAAATACTCGGCGCGATCGGTGAAGGGAAAGCGCCAACCTCCGTTCCCTCCGCGGCCAGTTGCGCACTGGAAGAGATCCTGCGTCAGGGGCGGAAGATGATCGACTGGTCGTCGCCCAAACCACAGGACGGTGACTGGCGTACCGGTCGTGGGGTCGCCATTATTATGCAGAAATCAGGGATCCCGGACATCGATCAGGCGAACTGTATGATCAAACTGGAGTCCGATGGCACCTTCATCGTCCACTCCGGCGGCGCAGATATCGGTACTGGGCTGGATACGGTTGTCACTAAACTGACGGCGGAAGTACTGCACTGTGCGCCAGAAGAGGTGCATGTCATCTCCGGCGATACTGACCATGCGCTCTTCGACAAAGGCGCTTACGCCTCATCCGGCACCTGCTTCTCGGGGAACGCGGCGCGTAAAGCAGCAGAAAACCTGCGTGAAAAAATCCTCTTTCACGGTGCGCAGATGCTGGGCGAACCCGTTGCTGACGTTCAACTGGCGTCACCTGGCGTTGTACGCGGCAAGCAGGGCGAAGTGAGTTACGCTGAGATCGCGCACAAAGCGGAGACGGGAACCGGTTTTGGCACGCTGGTCGCCACGGCCAGTTACATCACCGCAGACTTCGCATTCCCGTATGGGGCGAACTTCGCCGAGGTCGCGGTGAACACCCGAACCGGTGAAATCCGTCTCGACAAGTTCTACGCGCTGCTGGACTGCGGCACACCGGTCAACCCGGAACTCGCACTGGGGCAAATTTACGGTGCGTCGATGCGGGCCATCGGCCATAGCCTGAGCGAAGAGATCCTCTATGATGCCGAAGGCCATCCGCTGACCCGCGATCTGCGCAGTTACGGTGCGCCCAAAATTGGCGACATCCCCCGGGATTTTCGTGCCGTGCTGGTGCCTAGCGACGATAAGGTTGGCCCCTTTGGCGCTAAATCGATCTCTGAAATTGGCGTTAACGGCGCGGCGCCTGCCATTGCCACCGCCATTCATGATGCCTGTGGCGTATGGTTACGCGAATGGCATTTCACACCGGAGAAAATACTGACCGCGCTGGAAAAAATGTAA
- a CDS encoding inovirus-type Gp2 protein, which translates to MCNTHSPFFTEDWFLSSLLNQHIDEMVNRYSCLLALRMDLFYQRDTDSFMQLDHCRLEYDIRSLMNEFGALKASVGYFWVIEWTEKHGYHAHVVFWLDRQKTQTTYPGFEWISKRWREITNSNGGVHRCEYQEHYPADINIPVRYDDSASILNIRRVLGYLAKEEQKKELCEYSCNEVPPRPASGRPRQQPII; encoded by the coding sequence ATGTGCAATACTCATTCACCTTTCTTCACAGAGGACTGGTTTCTCTCTTCATTACTCAACCAGCATATCGACGAAATGGTTAATCGCTATTCCTGCTTACTGGCATTGCGAATGGATTTATTTTACCAACGGGATACTGACAGTTTTATGCAACTGGATCACTGCAGACTTGAATATGATATAAGAAGCCTTATGAACGAGTTCGGGGCGTTAAAAGCTTCTGTGGGTTATTTCTGGGTTATCGAATGGACGGAGAAACACGGATATCATGCTCATGTCGTGTTCTGGCTGGATCGTCAGAAAACGCAGACCACGTATCCAGGTTTTGAATGGATATCAAAACGATGGCGGGAAATAACGAACAGTAACGGCGGTGTGCACCGATGTGAATATCAGGAACATTACCCTGCGGATATCAATATCCCCGTTCGTTATGATGACTCTGCCAGTATTTTAAATATCCGTCGCGTGCTTGGCTATCTGGCGAAAGAAGAACAAAAAAAGGAATTATGTGAATACAGTTGTAACGAAGTGCCCCCTCGTCCAGCATCCGGACGTCCGCGTCAACAGCCTATAATCTAA
- a CDS encoding SUMF1/EgtB/PvdO family nonheme iron enzyme has translation MLILRLVGVHIADNHRAFPFQRTGNPLGLHDMLGNISEMMFTPFYLNKINRLHGQAGGFVVRGGSVISNESEIRSATRKEINYYDEAHPFTSKTTGLRLVLVSPTITSTGRVKQLEKNWASRVAQEDAEGDRIIDLINK, from the coding sequence TTGCTGATATTGCGCCTCGTCGGTGTTCATATTGCAGATAATCACCGCGCGTTTCCCTTTCAGCGTACGGGTAACCCCCTCGGCCTACACGATATGCTGGGCAACATCTCTGAGATGATGTTCACCCCGTTCTATCTCAACAAAATCAACAGACTTCACGGCCAGGCTGGTGGTTTTGTGGTTCGCGGAGGCAGCGTCATCTCGAATGAATCAGAGATCCGTAGCGCGACCCGTAAAGAAATTAACTACTACGATGAAGCCCATCCTTTCACCAGCAAAACCACCGGCCTGCGTCTGGTGCTGGTCTCTCCGACCATTACATCAACAGGCCGCGTGAAACAGCTGGAGAAAAATTGGGCTAGCCGGGTAGCACAGGAAGATGCTGAAGGCGATCGTATTATCGACTTAATCAATAAGTAA
- the guaD gene encoding guanine deaminase yields MSGEHTLKAVRGSFIDVTRTVENPEEIASALRFLEDGLLLIRQGKVEWFGEWEAGKHRIPDAIRVRDYRGKLVVPGFVDTHIHYPQSEMVGAYGEQLLEWLNKHTFPTERRYEDLEYAREMSAFFIKQLLRNGTTSALVFGTVHPQSVDALFEAASHINMRMIAGKVMMDRNAPDYLLDDAESSYLQSKALIERWHKNGRLLYAITPRFAPTSSPQQMAMAQRLREEYPDTWVHTHLCENKDEIAWVKALYPEHDGYLDVYHQYGLTGKNCVFAHCVHLEEKEWDRLSETHSSIAFCPTSNLYLGSGLFNLQKAWRKKISVGMGTDIGAGTTFNMLQTLNEAYKVVQLQGYRLSAYEAFYLATLGGAKALGLDNLIGNFMPGKEADFVVLEPTATPLQQLRYDNSTSLVDKLFVMMTLGDDRSIYRTYVDGRLVYERT; encoded by the coding sequence ATGTCTGGAGAACACACGTTGAAAGCGGTGCGCGGCAGCTTTATTGATGTCACCCGCACCGTCGAAAACCCGGAAGAGATCGCCTCAGCGCTGCGATTTTTGGAAGACGGATTGCTGCTGATTCGCCAGGGAAAAGTCGAATGGTTTGGTGAGTGGGAAGCGGGAAAACACCGGATCCCTGACGCCATCCGTGTCCGTGACTATCGCGGAAAACTGGTCGTGCCGGGATTCGTTGATACGCATATCCACTACCCCCAGAGCGAAATGGTCGGTGCCTATGGCGAGCAGTTGCTGGAATGGCTGAATAAGCACACCTTCCCGACCGAAAGACGCTATGAGGATCTGGAATACGCGCGCGAGATGTCGGCTTTTTTCATCAAGCAACTGTTGCGTAACGGCACCACCAGCGCGCTGGTTTTTGGCACGGTGCATCCGCAGTCCGTGGATGCGCTATTTGAAGCCGCCAGCCATATCAATATGCGCATGATCGCCGGCAAAGTGATGATGGACCGTAACGCGCCGGATTACCTTCTGGACGACGCCGAGAGCAGCTACCTGCAAAGTAAGGCATTGATTGAGCGCTGGCATAAAAATGGGCGCCTGCTGTATGCCATTACGCCGCGCTTTGCCCCGACCTCCTCTCCGCAGCAGATGGCGATGGCGCAGCGTCTGCGAGAAGAATATCCCGATACCTGGGTCCATACCCATCTCTGTGAAAACAAAGATGAAATTGCCTGGGTTAAGGCGCTCTATCCGGAACATGACGGTTATCTGGATGTGTATCACCAGTACGGACTGACCGGAAAAAACTGCGTCTTCGCCCACTGTGTACATCTGGAAGAGAAAGAGTGGGATCGCCTGAGCGAAACCCACTCCAGCATCGCCTTTTGTCCGACCTCAAACCTCTACCTCGGCAGCGGTTTGTTCAATCTGCAAAAAGCCTGGAGGAAGAAGATCAGCGTCGGTATGGGGACCGATATCGGCGCCGGTACCACCTTCAACATGCTGCAAACGCTGAACGAAGCCTACAAAGTGGTGCAACTACAGGGTTACCGACTCTCGGCATACGAAGCCTTTTACCTGGCGACGCTCGGCGGTGCGAAGGCGCTGGGCCTCGACAATCTGATTGGTAACTTTATGCCGGGCAAAGAGGCGGATTTTGTGGTGCTGGAACCGACAGCGACGCCGCTGCAACAACTGCGCTATGACAACTCAACATCCCTGGTCGACAAATTGTTCGTGATGATGACGCTGGGCGACGATCGCTCTATTTACCGCACTTACGTCGACGGGCGTCTGGTGTACGAACGGACCTGA
- a CDS encoding nucleobase:cation symporter-2 family protein — protein sequence MSAIDSQLPSPSGQGRATDEVDRILSPGKLVVLGLQHVLVMYAGAVAVPLMIGDRLGLSKEAIALLISSDLFCCGIVTLLQCIGIGRFMGIRLPVIMSVTFAAVTPMIAIGINPDIGLLGIFGSTIAAGVITTLLAPLVGRLMPLFPPLVTGVVITSIGLSIIQVGVDWAAGGKGNPEYGNPVYLGISFAVLIFILLITRFAKGFMSNVAVLLGIIFGFALSWMMNEVNLSGLHDASWFAIVTPMAFGTPVFDPVSILTMTAVLIIVFIESMGMFLALGEIVGRKLSSQDIIRGLRVDGVGTMIGGLFNSFPHTSFSQNVGLVSVTRVHSRWVCIASGVILILFGMVPKMAVLVASIPQFVLGGAGLVMFGMVLATGIRILSRCNYTTNRNNLYIVAISLGVGMTPTLSHDFFSRLPAVLQPLLHSGIMLATFSAVVLNLFFNGYHHHTGLVQESISDKNLKVRTVRMWLLMRKLKKNQQDE from the coding sequence ATGAGCGCCATAGATTCCCAACTTCCCTCACCGTCGGGGCAAGGCCGCGCCACCGATGAGGTCGACCGTATATTATCGCCTGGCAAGCTGGTCGTACTCGGTCTGCAACATGTGCTGGTCATGTACGCGGGCGCGGTCGCTGTACCGCTGATGATTGGCGACAGACTCGGCCTCAGCAAAGAAGCCATTGCGCTGTTAATCAGCTCGGATCTATTCTGCTGCGGGATCGTTACCCTGCTGCAATGTATTGGCATCGGCCGCTTTATGGGGATTCGCCTGCCCGTGATTATGTCGGTGACGTTTGCCGCGGTGACGCCGATGATTGCGATTGGCATCAATCCGGATATCGGTCTGTTGGGCATTTTTGGCTCAACCATTGCCGCTGGCGTGATCACCACACTCTTAGCACCGCTTGTCGGTCGCCTGATGCCCTTATTTCCACCGCTGGTAACGGGTGTGGTAATCACTTCGATTGGTCTGAGCATTATTCAGGTGGGCGTTGACTGGGCTGCTGGCGGGAAAGGCAATCCTGAGTATGGAAATCCGGTCTATTTAGGGATTTCATTTGCGGTCTTAATCTTTATTTTATTAATCACCCGATTTGCCAAAGGCTTCATGTCCAACGTCGCGGTCCTGCTGGGGATCATCTTTGGCTTTGCGTTGTCATGGATGATGAATGAAGTGAATTTGTCAGGCCTGCACGATGCCTCGTGGTTCGCGATTGTCACACCAATGGCCTTCGGCACCCCCGTCTTTGATCCAGTGTCGATTCTGACAATGACGGCCGTGCTAATCATTGTGTTTATTGAATCGATGGGCATGTTTCTGGCACTCGGCGAAATCGTCGGTCGCAAACTCTCATCGCAAGATATCATTCGCGGCCTGCGCGTGGATGGCGTCGGGACAATGATTGGCGGGCTGTTCAACAGCTTTCCCCATACCTCATTTTCCCAAAACGTTGGCCTGGTCAGCGTCACGCGCGTGCACAGTCGATGGGTCTGCATTGCCTCAGGCGTCATCTTAATTTTGTTTGGGATGGTGCCGAAAATGGCGGTTCTGGTCGCCTCCATTCCTCAATTCGTCCTCGGCGGCGCAGGTCTGGTGATGTTTGGCATGGTACTGGCAACCGGGATTCGCATTCTCTCGCGCTGCAATTACACCACGAACCGCAACAACCTCTACATTGTGGCCATCAGCCTGGGGGTCGGGATGACGCCGACGTTATCGCATGACTTTTTCTCTCGCCTGCCAGCCGTTCTCCAGCCGTTACTACACAGCGGCATCATGCTGGCCACCTTCAGCGCTGTTGTACTGAATCTGTTTTTCAATGGCTACCACCATCATACCGGGCTGGTACAGGAATCCATCTCCGATAAAAACCTGAAGGTCAGAACGGTGAGAATGTGGTTGCTGATGCGCAAGCTGAAAAAAAATCAGCAGGATGAATAG
- the ygfM gene encoding molybdopterin-dependent oxidoreductase FAD-binding subunit, which translates to MIEQFFRPDSVDQALELKRRYQEDAVWFAGGSKLNATPTRTHKQIAISLQDLELEWIDWDNGALRIGAMTRLQPLHDARYLPAALREAIGFIYSRHLRNQSTLGGEIAAQQQESVLLPVLLALDAQLVFGDGETLSLESYLADPRDRLLTEIIIKDPFRPCATRKVSRSQAGLTVVTAAVALTEHGGICIALDGVADKALRLHDVETQTREGTELEQAVSNAIFPQDDIRGSAAYKRYITGVVVADLYADCLMAGEDVV; encoded by the coding sequence AGGACGCCGTCTGGTTTGCCGGGGGCAGCAAACTCAACGCGACGCCAACGCGTACCCACAAGCAGATTGCCATTTCACTGCAGGATCTGGAGCTGGAGTGGATCGACTGGGACAATGGCGCATTGCGTATTGGGGCGATGACTCGCCTGCAACCGTTGCACGACGCCCGCTATCTTCCGGCGGCACTGCGGGAGGCGATCGGCTTTATCTACTCCCGCCATCTACGCAACCAGTCTACCCTCGGCGGCGAGATTGCCGCACAACAGCAAGAGTCCGTGTTACTCCCCGTCCTGCTGGCGCTGGACGCTCAGTTGGTGTTTGGTGATGGCGAAACCCTGTCACTGGAAAGCTATCTCGCCGATCCACGCGATCGCCTGCTCACCGAAATTATCATTAAAGATCCCTTCCGCCCTTGCGCCACCCGCAAAGTGAGCCGTTCACAGGCCGGATTAACCGTCGTGACCGCAGCGGTCGCGTTAACAGAACACGGTGGCATTTGCATCGCGCTGGACGGCGTGGCGGACAAAGCACTGCGCCTGCATGATGTGGAAACACAAACGCGCGAAGGGACGGAACTGGAACAGGCGGTCTCAAACGCCATATTCCCACAGGATGATATTCGGGGCAGCGCGGCCTATAAGCGCTATATCACCGGCGTGGTCGTAGCCGATCTGTATGCCGACTGTCTGATGGCCGGGGAGGACGTTGTATGA
- the ghxQ gene encoding guanine/hypoxanthine transporter GhxQ yields the protein MSGDILQTPGASKPRSALDNYFKITARGSTVRQEILAGLTTFLAMVYSVIVVPGMLGKAGFPPAAVFVATCLVAGFGSLLMGLWANLPMAIGCAISLTAFTAFSLVLGQHISIPVALGAVFLMGVIFTAISVTGVRTWILRNLPMGIAHGTGIGIGLFLLLIAANGVGMVIKNPLEGLPVALGAFTSFPVLMSLLGLAVIFGLEKCRVPGGILLVIIAISIIGLIFDPAVKYHGLVAMPSLSGEDGKSLIFSLDIMGALQPVVLPSVLALVMTAVFDATGTIRAVAGQANLLDKDNQIINGGKALTSDSISSVFSGLVGAAPAAVYIESAAGTAAGGKTGLTATIVGCLFLLILFLSPLSYLIPGYATAPALMYVGLLMLSNVSKLDFDDFIDAMAGLVCAVFIVLTCNIVTGIMLGFVTLVVGRVFAREWQKLNIGTVIITVALVAFYAGGWAI from the coding sequence ATGTCTGGAGATATTCTGCAAACCCCCGGCGCGTCGAAACCACGCAGCGCGCTGGATAATTACTTCAAGATTACGGCGCGTGGCAGTACCGTGCGTCAGGAAATACTGGCCGGGTTGACCACCTTTCTGGCGATGGTCTATTCAGTCATTGTTGTGCCCGGAATGTTGGGAAAAGCGGGATTCCCGCCCGCCGCCGTCTTTGTCGCCACCTGTCTCGTCGCAGGCTTCGGCTCGCTGTTGATGGGGCTGTGGGCCAACCTGCCGATGGCGATCGGCTGCGCCATTTCGCTGACCGCCTTCACCGCATTCAGCCTGGTGCTAGGGCAACACATTTCGATTCCTGTCGCCCTCGGCGCGGTATTTCTGATGGGGGTGATCTTTACCGCCATCTCGGTTACCGGGGTCCGGACCTGGATCCTGCGAAACTTACCCATGGGCATCGCGCATGGCACAGGGATTGGCATTGGGTTGTTCCTGTTACTGATCGCGGCAAACGGCGTCGGTATGGTGATTAAAAACCCGCTGGAAGGGCTTCCGGTGGCACTCGGCGCATTTACCTCTTTTCCGGTTCTGATGAGTCTGCTGGGGCTGGCGGTCATCTTCGGGCTGGAGAAATGCCGGGTTCCCGGCGGGATCCTGCTGGTGATTATCGCCATCTCGATTATCGGTTTGATATTTGACCCTGCCGTCAAATATCACGGTCTGGTCGCCATGCCCAGCCTGAGCGGTGAAGATGGTAAGTCTCTGATTTTTAGCCTTGATATCATGGGAGCCTTACAGCCTGTGGTGCTGCCCAGCGTACTGGCGCTGGTGATGACGGCGGTATTTGATGCCACCGGTACTATCCGCGCCGTCGCCGGACAAGCGAATCTGCTGGATAAAGACAACCAGATCATCAACGGTGGTAAAGCGTTGACCAGCGACTCCATCAGCTCCGTATTCTCCGGACTGGTGGGCGCAGCGCCGGCCGCCGTCTATATTGAATCCGCTGCGGGTACCGCCGCCGGAGGAAAAACAGGACTGACCGCCACCATCGTCGGCTGTTTGTTCCTGCTTATCCTGTTCCTGTCTCCTCTCTCCTACCTGATTCCAGGCTATGCAACGGCGCCTGCGCTGATGTACGTCGGTTTACTGATGCTCAGTAACGTCTCAAAACTGGATTTCGATGACTTCATCGATGCGATGGCCGGTCTGGTGTGCGCGGTCTTTATCGTCCTGACCTGCAATATTGTCACCGGCATTATGCTCGGTTTTGTGACGCTGGTTGTTGGTCGCGTTTTTGCCCGGGAATGGCAGAAGCTGAACATCGGTACCGTCATCATTACCGTCGCGCTGGTGGCGTTCTACGCCGGCGGATGGGCTATTTAA
- a CDS encoding nucleobase:cation symporter-2 family protein, translating into MSDISRAGSDLIYELEDRPPFHQSIIGAITHLLAIFVPMVTPALIVGTALQLSAETTAYLVSMAMIASGIGTWLQVNRYGMVGSGLLSIQSVNFSFVTVMIALGSGMKNDGFHEELIMSSLLGVSFVGAFLVVGSSFILPYLRRVITPTVSGIVVLMIGLSLIKVGIIDFGGGFAAKSSGTYGNYENIGVGLLVLIVVIGFNCCRSPLLRMGGIAIGLCVGYIVSLCLGMVDFSSMRNLPWVTIPTPFKYGFQFNFHHFLVVGTIYLLSVLEAVGDITATAMVSRRPIQGDEYQSRLKGGVLADGLVSVIASAVGSLPLTTFAQNNGVIQMTGVASRYIGRTIAVMLVLLGLFPMIGGFFTTIPSAVLGGAMTLMFSMIAIAGIRIIITNGLKRRETLIVATSLGLGLGVSYDPEIFKILPASIYVLVENPICAGGLTAILLNIILPGGYRPEEVLPGIISPEETD; encoded by the coding sequence ATGTCTGATATATCACGTGCAGGCTCAGATCTGATTTACGAACTGGAGGATCGCCCTCCCTTTCATCAGTCTATTATCGGCGCGATCACCCACCTGCTGGCCATCTTTGTCCCCATGGTCACGCCCGCATTAATTGTCGGCACCGCGCTACAGCTGTCAGCGGAAACCACCGCCTATCTGGTCTCAATGGCGATGATTGCCTCTGGCATCGGCACCTGGCTGCAGGTCAATCGCTATGGCATGGTCGGTTCCGGCTTACTCTCGATTCAGTCGGTCAATTTTTCGTTTGTCACGGTGATGATTGCCCTGGGCAGCGGGATGAAAAACGACGGATTCCATGAAGAGTTGATCATGTCATCGCTGCTCGGCGTTTCATTTGTCGGGGCATTTCTGGTGGTGGGATCGTCTTTCATTTTGCCTTACTTGCGCAGAGTCATCACTCCGACCGTCAGCGGCATTGTGGTGCTAATGATTGGCCTGAGCCTGATTAAAGTCGGGATCATCGATTTTGGCGGCGGCTTTGCGGCGAAAAGCAGCGGCACCTACGGAAACTACGAGAACATCGGCGTCGGGTTGCTGGTGCTGATCGTGGTGATCGGTTTTAACTGCTGCCGCAGTCCGTTACTGAGAATGGGCGGCATCGCGATCGGGCTGTGTGTGGGCTATATCGTCTCTCTGTGCCTTGGCATGGTGGATTTCAGCAGTATGCGCAATCTGCCGTGGGTCACCATCCCGACCCCTTTTAAGTACGGTTTCCAGTTCAACTTTCATCACTTTCTGGTGGTTGGGACCATTTATCTGCTCAGCGTGCTGGAAGCCGTCGGCGACATTACCGCGACCGCGATGGTGTCCAGACGCCCCATTCAGGGGGATGAATACCAGTCACGCCTGAAGGGCGGCGTACTGGCCGATGGGCTGGTCTCCGTCATTGCCTCTGCAGTGGGTTCACTGCCATTGACGACCTTTGCGCAAAACAACGGCGTTATCCAGATGACCGGCGTCGCCTCTCGCTATATCGGCCGCACCATCGCCGTCATGCTGGTGCTGCTTGGACTGTTTCCAATGATTGGCGGCTTCTTTACCACCATTCCTTCGGCGGTGCTGGGGGGCGCGATGACGCTAATGTTCTCAATGATCGCAATCGCCGGGATCCGCATCATCATCACCAACGGGCTTAAGCGCCGTGAAACGTTGATTGTCGCCACCTCGTTGGGACTGGGCCTGGGCGTCTCCTATGACCCGGAAATTTTCAAAATCCTGCCTGCCTCAATTTATGTGTTGGTGGAAAACCCCATCTGCGCGGGCGGTCTGACCGCCATTCTACTGAATATCATTCTCCCTGGAGGCTACCGGCCTGAAGAAGTGCTGCCGGGCATCATCTCCCCGGAGGAAACGGATTAA